A window from Fuerstiella sp. encodes these proteins:
- a CDS encoding Rieske (2Fe-2S) protein — protein sequence MTSHEHDIGHITDYVQGTVRSVTVAGRSLAIVRNHDGFYAVRDTCPHQGAALSTGSVAGDVSHCPVGETQQYTREGEVLRCPWHGWQFDLSTGRSLVDPERTRVRSYPVRVEHERVLVALRQS from the coding sequence ATGACTTCGCACGAACATGACATCGGTCACATCACGGACTATGTTCAGGGAACAGTTCGCAGTGTCACAGTGGCGGGACGGTCTCTGGCAATTGTGCGGAATCATGACGGATTCTATGCTGTCCGCGACACGTGTCCTCATCAGGGCGCTGCTCTGTCAACCGGGTCAGTTGCCGGCGACGTGTCGCACTGTCCGGTCGGTGAAACACAGCAGTACACCAGAGAGGGTGAAGTTCTGCGCTGCCCCTGGCACGGCTGGCAATTCGACCTGAGTACAGGCAGATCACTGGTCGACCCCGAACGTACACGGGTCCGCAGCTACCCTGTTCGGGTCGAGCATGAACGAGTGCTGGTTGCGCTCCGTCAATCGTGA
- a CDS encoding amidohydrolase — translation MEQTVDTAACDPAGSAVTLIDCDVHNAPNSISDLLPFLSKRWQQYISDSGFDAPPGPTYPKAFARAARRDAWPPDGGLPGGDPDFARRQLLDAWGINFAILNPLYNVAAVHNIDFAVALMQAVNNWTAEIWLSDDPRWRGSMVITPQDPAAAATEIRRLGRDGRFVQVLLLVRSEAPYGRRQFHPIFEAAEEVGLPVGIHFGGSGHPITPCGWPSYYLEDHTGMSLAFQAQMTSLIVEGVFEKFRGVRVTLIEGGFAWVPPLMWRLDKNYRALRDEVPWLTQLPSEYIREHFRSTTQPIEEPPNPRHLMEILDMIGCDDFLMFATDYPHWDFDAPDRAVPSAVPDDLRRRIMATNATDYYDFART, via the coding sequence ATGGAACAGACCGTCGATACGGCAGCCTGCGATCCTGCAGGATCTGCAGTAACTCTGATCGACTGCGACGTTCACAACGCTCCGAATTCGATCAGCGACCTGCTGCCATTCCTGTCAAAAAGATGGCAACAATACATCAGTGATTCGGGATTTGATGCTCCACCGGGTCCCACCTATCCCAAGGCGTTTGCAAGGGCCGCACGTCGTGATGCGTGGCCGCCGGATGGTGGCCTCCCTGGAGGCGATCCGGATTTTGCCCGCCGCCAACTGCTTGATGCCTGGGGAATTAACTTCGCGATCCTCAATCCGCTTTACAATGTTGCAGCTGTACACAACATCGATTTCGCAGTGGCCCTGATGCAGGCCGTCAACAACTGGACGGCCGAAATATGGCTGTCTGATGATCCTCGATGGCGGGGCTCAATGGTGATCACGCCGCAGGATCCGGCTGCCGCGGCGACGGAAATTCGGCGGCTGGGACGAGATGGACGGTTCGTTCAGGTGTTGTTGCTGGTCCGTTCGGAGGCGCCTTACGGCAGGCGTCAGTTTCATCCGATCTTTGAAGCTGCGGAGGAAGTCGGCTTACCAGTCGGTATTCATTTTGGAGGCAGCGGACATCCCATCACACCTTGTGGGTGGCCGTCGTACTACCTGGAAGACCACACAGGGATGTCACTGGCCTTTCAGGCTCAGATGACCAGTCTGATTGTCGAGGGTGTGTTCGAAAAATTTCGTGGCGTTCGCGTAACTCTGATCGAGGGCGGATTTGCCTGGGTTCCGCCACTCATGTGGCGGCTGGACAAGAACTACCGTGCACTCAGAGATGAGGTCCCCTGGCTGACTCAGCTACCGAGCGAATACATCCGTGAGCACTTCCGTTCAACCACACAGCCGATCGAAGAACCTCCCAATCCGCGACACCTGATGGAGATCCTCGACATGATCGGGTGCGACGATTTCCTCATGTTCGCCACTGACTATCCTCACTGGGACTTTGACGCGCCGGACCGCGCGGTTCCCTCCGCTGTTCCCGACGACCTGCGCAGGCGCATCATGGCCACCAACGCAACGGATTACTATGACTTCGCACGAACATGA